The Oreochromis aureus strain Israel breed Guangdong linkage group 7, ZZ_aureus, whole genome shotgun sequence region GGAGAACTATTTACCAAATTTAACAGAAGGTAGAAAAATAACAATATGAAACAGCTTTCAAAATCCCCCCCCTCCCATTTGTGGTCCATACACAAATAACCCTCGGCACTTACCTTAGAATTTGTTGGTTATGTCAGAGTGAACTTTACCAGGTAGCATCAGGACACCGATGACTAGTcatgtggttttgtttttgaattatCGGGGTCATGCTTACGCCAGCGAAGCCACTGAAAgctaaacacagactgaaagaTCCTGAGTAATATCTGACTGCTCCTGCGTGAATGCCTATACATAGAAAATAAGAAACTTTAACAGTTTCTTTGCAGATctataaaaaaccaaaaaccaaaattaTCAACATCCAGCTTTGCACacacagtgatgagctcacTTTTACCTCCACGCACAGACAAATTTCTCACCCTTGGTATTTAAAGAGTGCAAGAAACCAATTTGGTAAGTATGTGTGAAAAGTGTAGGTTGACCTAAGTACTGATATGATTTTCATTCATGTATGACACTGTTTTCTAAATTCTGCAGGTTACTCTTTTAGTTTTcttgaaatatttaaatatgcGTGTTTATTTTCCATGCACATAAAAGGAAGTGCTACTTTAAATGCCACAACCCTATGTCCACACATGTCCTAACGAGCACACAATGCCCCAACATGCCTATTAAGAGAGCAGGCATTTAGGTACATTGCTCACTTTGCTTGATATGGGCGTAAAAAAATATGCACATGTGAACGAAAGGAGGAAATTCTGGGAAATTTGGTTGCCTCACAAAGTGCACGTCATTTCCTCCTGTGACAAATGTGCGGTTTCTgtctttaaaaagttttaaagcaGTGTGATTATGACAAGTCCGCACAATTTGCTTGTGATACCGAGAGGAGAATGAATGGTCATGTAAAGAATATGCATTTTCAGCAGTTAATGGAAACAGCAGCAAGTAAGTTTGATTCTTTTTGTCTCCGTTTTGTGCTTTAAATATAAAGCACTGAACACTTTTGCATCTTTTCTTGCCAATAGGGATGTGGTTATTTTTAGCGATTTACAGCTGTTGTGAAACTAAGAGCAGTTTGCCGTTTTCTGCATCAGCAAAGGAAATGACAATGCTTATTAGTTTCTTAACATAATGCTACATAAAATATTGAAAATGGCACCGTAAGCTTTTACTTGCCACATATTtgctgtacaaaaaaaaaaaatctcttttttgGCACTTGTGGTTTTTATACAAAGTTCCCCTTAAACCCACCAATGTGATGAAGGATAACTATAACTGACTAGCTCATTTCTCCTCAGCATTACTCTCTCTCTTGCTGCTTATGACTGTTGATTCAACAAAAACTGTGGCAGCAAGCAAGAATCCGCAGTGTGGGAATCTCCTGCAGCAGACTTTGAAGATCTCCAGAATTGTACACAAAGAATCTGGTGACCTAATCAAGATATATGTGAGTAGACTACAGGCATAAAACTGCTCTACTCTACCAGTGTACTGGCAGATATACTTGTACACTTATAAGCTATGTAGGCTGATCCCTTTCCTTTTCCCCCTTGTTTGCAGAAAGCCGCTCAAGGGGAAATGTCAGAGCTCTTCTGCAAGGTGTCAGTGAACGACATCCCTGATCCCAACATCTCTGGGCTGGATCCCCCAGCAAGGATAGCAAGCATCTACACGCATCTCCAAGCTTTCCTCCCACATTTTAAACGCGTGTACAAGCAGCAGACAGACTTACAATTCCCTGGGAGCCCTCTCCTGAAAGAGCTCAACACAGTCAGGGGTCGCACTGAGGATCTGGCCAGTTGCATAAACACATTTTATCAGAGCCTCTTCCCAAACCTGCCCATACCTCAGCCGGCAGGGGGGCCGACAACACTACCACCAGCTCAGAACGTCTTCCAGCAGAAGGTTTATGGCTGTGTGGTCCTGAAGACCTACAAGGATTTCATGTCAAATGTTTCCAAAGAACTGAGGAATCTAAAAAGCAAAGTGTGCAAGAAGAGGACACCAAGGAATGCATTCTGAAGATGACCAGAAAGTGGCCTTACACAGTCAGTTTCCTGAGAAAGactttaaaacaaaagtgaGTGTAAAAGTGGCTGGAATGTCAATGCAAGCTTATTTAtggtatttaatatttattttcttttgtgttaaCAGTCATGCTATTAAATGCAACATATATTTAATTTGCAAAATGTCATTGGGAAAATCCTGTGTTGCTGATGTAAACTTATTTGCGCTACacacaataattaaaaaaatactttgcaTCTGTACTATGTGGTCAGCATCCATTCAATCATTGTCAGAGACCATCTGAAAAAAACCATGGAGTTCAGTACAATACTGGTGCCTACTTAATGGCAAAAATCTAAGATAAAGTAATGTTTCTACACTAATAACACTTCTTCCTTTGCTTCTGACAAGTTCAGatggaaacaaaaaacattgcAGCTTGTGATCTGCACAGAATCAGTGCATCCAGAGGGGTTAAAAGAAAATCAGGAAGCTGCTGAGACGCTGACTGTGTGATATCAACTCTGAATGACGCATGTGTTCAAAACAAGACTGCATCAGATAGGAAAGATTTCATGAAACTGGCGGGCTGTCTGGCTAGTCACaaggtgtgggtgtgtgtggttcagATAATAGTTGTGCACTACATTAATAGCGTGTGCTGTGTAACCTCGTGTGccttaaaaagaagaaactgcagCTACAAAAAGGAAATGTGTAAGTATACAccctttgtaaaaaaaaaaaaaaacccacacacagaTAATGAACAGGTTCTGCAGAGATGTCACCTCTGTACACACTGACAATAAGGATATTTGCTGGAGTGAAGTAATTCTTAGCTAAACTTTCCTCAGGTCACAAGCTGTCGGGAAACTGGAAGTAGAAGGGGGATTCACTCTGGGTCATGAATCAAGTTCCCTCTTATAACTCTGGCTTATTTAAGGCACAAACACGGAGGGTACCTCAGGGCAACAGTCATTCTCCAGTCTACATTGTAGTCAAGTTGTTCCGAAAATATCTCTTGAATCCCCCCTGATTAACCCACTACTACTGCCTACTGGGTGGAAATCAGTAGCGTCTGTTATTTCACTGACACACAGGTCATGCTCACCAGGACTAGACATGGTGGAGACATGGTGGGACCACTAAAACGCTGAAGCCTTCTTATATTAGATGTCACAAAACAGAAGCGACAAGTATTATCACAAGTGCAGCTTTGTGaagttaaaggtcaaagttgcAGAGTGAGATATGCTTCTGTGGCAGATCGGTAAATCGAAATGAGTAATGATAAAGTTTTATTATCTGAAGCATCTTCTATAGATGAAGACACATTAAGTTACCAGAAGAGAAGCAGGTGCAAGGTCATGATCATTTTATATGCTTTGACATGTTCTGACCTGTGGAGGGCAGTATGAACCAAGGGTTGAAGTCATTATTTAAAGTCATGATGCACCATTGCAAAACATTTCCAAGACTAACATCCATTCATGTTAAAAGAAactaggtttttttttaaaaggtatttcagttatttttcatattttaagcCTTTTCGGTGTCGTGACAGTAGAGCTACAGACACATGGAGAGAAAACAGGATGAGAAAAATCAAAACATGTCATTTCTCAGCAACAC contains the following coding sequences:
- the m17 gene encoding IL-6 subfamily cytokine M17; protein product: MNGHVKNMHFQQLMETAATLLSLLLLMTVDSTKTVAASKNPQCGNLLQQTLKISRIVHKESGDLIKIYKAAQGEMSELFCKVSVNDIPDPNISGLDPPARIASIYTHLQAFLPHFKRVYKQQTDLQFPGSPLLKELNTVRGRTEDLASCINTFYQSLFPNLPIPQPAGGPTTLPPAQNVFQQKVYGCVVLKTYKDFMSNVSKELRNLKSKVCKKRTPRNAF